One segment of Rubripirellula amarantea DNA contains the following:
- a CDS encoding AMP-binding protein, translating into MPVSDLSPNATLPEWIGNRAMRHGNRLAISFVSDNGTTSSWTYTELWSRACQVAEQLNQLQAASTFDPPSTQTNGAYGDADLGSDSSAKLDHGFQAPRALLLYSPGIEFLAAFLGCQIAGWIPVPTCYPRPGRKVPRLDSAAEDCRPAALLGDATAIEGLEHDLLCDAARNIPHIATDDSSSATSSSHVDPATLDIDPDSLALLQYTSGSTSEPKGVMVRHRNLVANLHAIGYGFRIPMQPDDAEQVEKAVFWLPFFHDMGLIGGILAPLYLGCTTILISPRAFLQRPLRWLQMISDHKASISGAPNFAYQLCVDRISPAQADDLDLSCWKIAFSGAEPVLARTLHDFDARFSSSGFSENSYYPCYGLAEATLLAAGGEGPHKPQVIKVDRQRLGEGDAEVMSQGRGANVRALVSCGLPARNMELLVVDPATLEEKDSRQVGEIWLRGPSVTAGYWNRKAENEERFHAQTADGRSGFCRTGDLGFLHDGELFVTGRLKDMVILRGRNFFPNDIEDTVSETIGSEGGQCVAIAVDGVRSEALAIVAELPRHHKEISLPGLVRSIRRAVIDVHEVDPRHVLLVRQGTVPLTSSGKVKRSHCRQMFDDNSIESKYRYDCASGSTQVPLDMPVVPTGNEPKQRERFLQDTESWMTQWLIARAGVDPRDIDFDKLFAEYGLDSMTAVEMSGEIEDWSGAELTPIDAWNYPTVSKLSAFIVAQVMGDDMDSVPSLQNFNNDDESTLEADDAHAFADKRQS; encoded by the coding sequence ATGCCAGTTTCTGACCTTTCCCCCAACGCAACGCTGCCCGAGTGGATCGGCAATCGCGCGATGCGTCACGGAAATCGACTGGCTATCTCATTCGTCAGCGACAACGGAACCACCTCGAGTTGGACTTACACCGAACTCTGGTCGCGAGCTTGCCAAGTCGCCGAACAACTCAACCAACTACAAGCGGCTTCGACTTTTGACCCTCCTTCGACGCAAACCAATGGAGCTTATGGCGATGCCGACCTAGGTAGCGATAGCAGCGCCAAACTTGATCACGGATTCCAAGCACCGCGAGCGTTGCTGCTTTACTCACCCGGGATTGAATTCTTGGCTGCATTCTTGGGATGCCAGATTGCTGGTTGGATCCCGGTGCCAACGTGTTATCCCCGTCCCGGCCGTAAGGTTCCAAGGCTTGATTCAGCCGCGGAAGATTGCCGTCCGGCCGCATTGCTAGGTGACGCGACGGCAATAGAGGGTCTTGAGCATGACTTACTCTGTGACGCCGCGCGGAATATTCCTCACATCGCAACCGATGATTCGTCATCGGCGACGTCTAGCTCGCACGTGGACCCCGCGACGCTCGACATAGACCCGGACTCGCTTGCACTACTGCAGTACACCAGCGGAAGTACCAGCGAGCCCAAGGGAGTGATGGTTCGTCATCGAAATCTAGTAGCGAATCTTCACGCGATCGGTTATGGTTTTCGCATCCCGATGCAGCCAGATGATGCTGAACAGGTCGAGAAAGCGGTCTTCTGGTTACCATTCTTTCACGACATGGGATTGATTGGTGGGATCCTCGCACCGCTTTACTTGGGCTGCACCACAATCTTGATCAGCCCGCGTGCGTTTCTGCAGCGGCCTTTGCGTTGGTTGCAAATGATTAGCGACCATAAAGCTTCGATCAGCGGTGCTCCCAATTTTGCGTACCAGCTTTGCGTTGATCGAATTTCACCTGCCCAGGCAGACGACCTTGACCTTAGTTGTTGGAAGATCGCGTTCAGCGGAGCCGAACCAGTTTTGGCTCGCACGCTCCACGACTTCGACGCACGATTTTCGTCGTCCGGGTTCTCCGAGAATTCGTACTACCCTTGCTACGGTCTAGCCGAAGCAACGTTATTAGCCGCTGGCGGCGAGGGGCCTCATAAACCCCAAGTCATTAAGGTCGACCGCCAACGACTGGGCGAGGGCGATGCGGAAGTGATGTCGCAGGGTCGCGGTGCAAATGTTCGTGCCCTTGTTTCCTGCGGATTGCCCGCCCGCAACATGGAATTGCTGGTGGTAGATCCGGCAACACTTGAAGAAAAAGACTCGCGGCAAGTCGGCGAAATATGGCTTCGCGGTCCCAGCGTCACTGCAGGCTACTGGAACCGAAAAGCAGAGAACGAAGAACGCTTTCACGCCCAAACCGCCGACGGTCGCAGTGGCTTTTGTCGCACCGGAGACCTCGGATTCCTGCACGATGGCGAGCTGTTTGTGACCGGCCGACTCAAGGACATGGTCATCCTGCGCGGCCGTAACTTCTTTCCCAACGATATTGAAGACACGGTTTCCGAAACGATCGGAAGCGAAGGCGGGCAGTGCGTTGCGATTGCGGTGGACGGAGTTCGAAGTGAAGCTCTTGCGATCGTTGCAGAGCTACCTCGGCACCACAAAGAAATCTCGCTACCGGGACTCGTCCGTTCCATCCGTCGCGCCGTGATCGATGTCCATGAAGTTGATCCTCGGCACGTGCTACTTGTTCGCCAAGGAACCGTGCCATTGACCAGCAGCGGCAAGGTCAAACGCAGCCATTGCCGTCAAATGTTCGACGACAACTCAATCGAGTCGAAGTACCGATACGACTGCGCGTCGGGATCGACACAGGTGCCCTTGGACATGCCCGTCGTTCCTACTGGCAATGAACCGAAACAGCGTGAGCGATTCTTGCAAGATACGGAATCGTGGATGACTCAATGGCTGATCGCTCGCGCGGGAGTCGACCCGCGCGATATTGATTTCGACAAACTCTTCGCCGAGTATGGCCTGGATTCGATGACTGCCGTCGAGATGAGCGGCGAGATCGAAGATTGGTCCGGAGCCGAACTTACGCCGATTGATGCTTGGAACTATCCCACGGTGTCAAAACTAAGTGCATTCATCGTCGCGCAAGTAATGGGTGACGACATGGACTCAGTACCATCGCTACAGAACTTCAACAACGACGATGAATCAACGCTTGAAGCTGACGACGCACATGCGTTTGCTGATAAGCGTCAATCCTAA
- a CDS encoding class I SAM-dependent methyltransferase: MSDIQEQTDRPSIIRHVAAGQLCCDPEWEDAYKRFETPDEELAKFIKRLTRFGFHQLDRDARIVEIFCGRGVGLTALAKMGFRNLEGVDLSDTLLEEYRGQATLHLADCMDLPLENNTYDAVIVQGGLHHLPSLPDDLDRTLAGIRRILKPSGRFYAIEPWQTPFLTMVHAIVQNPLVRKFYAKGDALAAMIDRERQTYEQWLSQPRLVLQSLDDHFRCEKRETSWGKLAYVGLPR, translated from the coding sequence ATGTCTGATATTCAAGAACAAACCGATCGTCCCTCCATCATCCGACACGTCGCTGCGGGGCAACTGTGTTGCGATCCAGAATGGGAGGACGCTTACAAGCGATTTGAAACGCCGGATGAAGAACTCGCAAAGTTCATCAAGCGGCTCACGCGATTTGGTTTTCACCAATTAGACCGCGACGCGCGGATTGTCGAAATCTTCTGCGGACGTGGGGTTGGCTTGACCGCTTTGGCCAAGATGGGGTTCCGTAACCTCGAGGGCGTCGATCTGTCCGATACGTTGCTCGAAGAGTACCGCGGCCAAGCCACCTTGCACTTGGCCGATTGCATGGACCTGCCACTGGAAAACAACACGTACGACGCCGTCATTGTTCAAGGCGGGCTGCATCACTTACCGAGCCTGCCCGATGACCTCGATCGAACGCTTGCTGGCATCCGACGGATTCTCAAACCGAGCGGCAGGTTTTATGCGATCGAACCTTGGCAAACCCCTTTTTTGACAATGGTTCATGCGATCGTCCAGAATCCACTTGTGCGGAAGTTCTATGCCAAGGGTGATGCGTTGGCAGCGATGATTGACCGCGAGCGTCAGACCTACGAGCAATGGCTCAGTCAACCAAGACTAGTGTTGCAGAGTTTGGACGACCACTTCCGTTGCGAAAAGCGCGAGACGAGTTGGGGCAAACTCGCTTACGTAGGGCTGCCACGATAG
- a CDS encoding GGDEF domain-containing response regulator, translating to MNLHPLDTNVFDVKQLVADAVNRVAPVAEILEPSKPRAVSSIRLLLIEDDELDAAILLRTLRKQTLISFTVDRVASMHEAITKLQVNDYDVALADINLPDAMGADSFEQLTAFDSCLPIIVLTGHEDDDLALRAVQSGAQDFISKSNLSTQGIVRTIRFAIVRQQMSLGYQAAAQTDSLTGMPNRRTLDCEFSGAAKVAKHLGTPLCVAMIDIDHFKNVNEQFGHCIGDAVLCQVATLLMRHIHGDTWACRFGGEEFALLMPQYDIVEAQNFVEEFLNRLQSQQIMVGNQRLEITASAGLSCVSCDESRAVAFARCSQALRVAKSNGRNRIELFTESDSPKVS from the coding sequence ATGAATTTGCATCCACTGGATACAAACGTTTTCGATGTTAAGCAGTTGGTGGCCGACGCTGTAAATAGGGTCGCACCCGTCGCTGAGATTCTGGAACCAAGCAAACCTCGCGCGGTTTCATCCATCCGATTGCTGTTGATCGAAGATGACGAGCTCGACGCGGCCATTCTATTGCGGACGCTCCGGAAACAAACCTTGATTAGCTTTACGGTTGATCGGGTGGCGTCCATGCACGAAGCCATCACCAAGCTGCAAGTCAACGATTACGACGTTGCATTGGCCGATATAAATTTGCCCGATGCCATGGGCGCCGATTCATTTGAACAACTCACCGCATTCGATTCCTGCTTGCCGATCATCGTATTGACGGGGCACGAGGACGACGACTTGGCGCTTCGCGCTGTCCAAAGCGGAGCCCAAGATTTCATATCCAAAAGCAATTTATCGACTCAGGGTATTGTCCGCACGATTCGTTTTGCCATCGTTCGACAACAAATGTCACTCGGCTACCAAGCCGCCGCCCAAACCGACTCATTGACGGGAATGCCCAATCGTCGAACGCTAGACTGCGAATTCTCTGGCGCCGCTAAAGTCGCGAAGCATTTGGGGACACCGCTATGCGTCGCCATGATTGACATCGACCACTTTAAGAACGTGAACGAGCAATTCGGGCACTGCATCGGCGATGCGGTTCTTTGCCAAGTTGCTACGCTGTTGATGCGGCATATCCACGGTGATACTTGGGCTTGCCGATTTGGTGGCGAAGAATTCGCGCTCTTGATGCCGCAGTATGACATCGTTGAAGCGCAAAACTTTGTCGAAGAATTTCTTAACCGTTTGCAGTCGCAGCAAATCATGGTCGGAAATCAGCGGCTGGAGATCACCGCCAGCGCAGGACTAAGCTGTGTTTCGTGTGACGAAAGTCGAGCTGTTGCCTTCGCACGTTGTAGCCAGGCGCTGCGAGTGGCGAAAAGCAATGGTCGCAACCGCATCGAGTTGTTCACAGAGTCCGACTCACCGAAGGTGTCTTAA
- a CDS encoding PaaI family thioesterase yields MSESSFEFSEAPISRLVGFDVEPGPPGEATVGIQCDRRHHNPMARVHGGLIAALADAAMGIAFGRTLVDDQDFSTIEMKINFIRPVREGRILAKAKVVERGLRIGFVDCEITNDRGKRIATATSTCTVISK; encoded by the coding sequence TTGAGCGAATCGTCGTTTGAATTTTCCGAAGCGCCAATTTCGCGTCTCGTTGGCTTTGACGTCGAACCGGGACCGCCAGGTGAAGCCACCGTTGGTATCCAGTGTGACCGGCGTCATCACAATCCGATGGCACGGGTCCACGGCGGGCTGATCGCCGCGTTGGCAGATGCAGCAATGGGCATCGCGTTTGGGCGTACGCTCGTGGATGACCAGGATTTCTCGACGATTGAAATGAAGATCAACTTCATCCGTCCGGTTCGTGAAGGTCGTATCCTAGCGAAAGCCAAAGTGGTCGAACGAGGTCTACGGATCGGCTTCGTCGACTGTGAGATCACCAATGATCGCGGCAAACGAATCGCAACGGCGACTTCGACCTGCACGGTGATTAGCAAGTGA